The Fodinibius salinus nucleotide sequence CTAATGAAGCGTTCAAGGTTGCGCCTGAACTGAAAGAGAATAACGCCTATACTTCGGTTTTCGCCGACTGGTGGGCTTATAAATTCGAGGTTTATTACTCTACGGCTTACAATGCTTCGATCCTGAATGCTAACGGAGTGCGGAACAGCATCAACTCCGACAGCGGTGAGCTGATCCGTCATCTTAACCACGAGGCTGCTAAAGCGGTGCATTACGGTAATACCAGCAAGCAAGATGCCTTAAAGATGATTACAATTAACCCTGCTATGCAGCTGGGTATTGATGACAAGGTAGGTAGTATTGAAGAAGGCAAGCACGGTGACGTAGCTATCTGGAGTGGTCATCCATTAAGTATTTACAGCAAGACGGAAGCTACTTATGTGGACGGCAAGAAGTATTTTGATCGCTCTGAAGATAAGAACGATATGCGCTTGCAACCTGATGCTGAGACCGACTTTGATGAGGGCAGAAACCGTTGGTACAACGAAAACGGTCGCCAAGACAAAACATGTCTGCAAGGTGCTGAAATTCGATTCAGCAAGAAAGGCATGAAGCTTAACCAGAGCAATAGTAATTAGAAATGAGAAACGCAGGATTTTTTATGAAATACTTTAAACGACTTTTTACAACGAGCCTGCTGGTGTTAGTTATCGGGATGGCTACTCACGCTCAGATCACCGAAAAAGCCAGCTATGGCAAATTTGCAATTACGAATGCAACCATTCACACTGTCACTAATGGTGTGATCAAAAATGGTATAGTGCTGATTGATGGAGAGACAATTGTTCACGTGGGCAAGAATGCCAAGATCACAACCGACTATAAGCGCATAGATGCATCAGGTAAACACGTATATCCTGGTTTTATGGATGCGGGTACGCAGCTCGGTCTCCAAGAGATTGGGGCTGTGGCGGTGACCAATGACCAGGCTGAACTGGGCGATTATAACCCTCATGTTCGAGCATTTACGGCTGTTAATCCCAGTAGTGTTAGTATCCCGGTAACCAGAGTTAATGGTGTTACGCATGCGATCTCTATGCCCGTATCAGGACAATTGTCCGGCAAGGCTACACTTATTGATTTATACGGTTACTCACCCGATTCGATGGCCGTTCAGCCCAATGCGGCAATGCACTTAAATTGGCCAACCGCTCAAAAAGCAGGCCAGTGGGATGACCGTAGCGATAAAGAGATCCAAAAGGAGTACAAAGAAAATCTCAAGAAACTCAATGATTTTTGGTCAAGAGCGGAATTCTATAATAAAATGATGTCCGCCTATGAACAGAATCCTGACCAAAAAGAAAAACCGGATGCTAACAAGAAGATGCAGGCCATGCGAGAGGTGGTTACTGGTCAAATTCCGGTTATTGTTTCGGTGGATGCCAAGAAGGATATTCTCAATGCTATCGAATGGATAGAAAAGCATCCCGATGCGCGATTCATTTTGGCAGGTGTTCAGGATGGATGGCGTGTGGCCGATGAGATTGCAGAAGCGGGACTTCCGTGCTTGGTTTCTACACTTTATACGCCGAACCGTGATTACGATAATTACCAACGACCGTATCAAAATCCTGGAAAGCTACATGAGGCGGGAGTAAAAGTTGCTATCGCTACCGGGGGAGTTGAAAATGTTCGTAATGCGCCATATCACGCTGGATTTGCAGCTAACTATGGATTAGGTAAAGAAGAGGCCCTGAAGGCAATTACTATTAACGCTGCTGAAATTTTCGGCGTTGATGATAAGTTAGGTAGCATTGAAAAGGGCAAAAAGGCAAATCTTTTTATTGCTGATGGCGACCCTTTTCAACCAATGAATCATATTACCCAGGTATTTATCAGCGGATATAAAATTCCGATGGTGAGTCGACATACACAGTTGTACGAAGAATATCTGGACAGAGGAGCCAAGAAAAACAATTGACTTGGCAATTAGTAAATCTTTTAGAGGTGTGGCATGAGAGGTGTCACACCTTTTTTTATGTTTTAATCATTAATTGGTCATTTTAAAATGATATCAACCATCTATTTTTCCCGAGCGAAGATGTAAGAGGCATGCAAGGAGGAATTCTTTAACTAATTATTTCAACAGATTATAAATCCATGTTTTCATCTTCTTATAAAGCTGCAGTCATCCAGATGAATAGCCGGACTAATCTGGATGCTAACCTCGAACAGGCTTATAATTTTATTGAGGAAGCTGCTGAGCAAGGGGCAAAGATTGTTGGGCTTCCCGAAAATTTTTCATTTCTGGGAGGTCTGTCAATGCGGATGAAACAAGCGGATGAAATAGCAGAACGTGTACCTGAATTTTTATCCCAAACGGCCAGCGAATTTTCTATTTATCTGATGGGTGGCAGTTATCCTGTTCCCACATCGGATAATAAGCTGTATAACCATTCTACACTCTATAATCCACAGGGCAAAGAGCTGGTATCATATAACAAAATTCATCTCTTTGATGTGGATTTAGGCAATAATGAGTCGTATCGAGAATCAGATTACGTAGAATCAGGAGCACTGAATCCAACAGTATATGAGGACGAAAATATCGGTAGCTGGGGACTTACAGTTTGCTATGATCTTCGATTCCCCGAGTTGTATCGCAAATTAATGGAGAAGGGATCGCATGTTTTATCTATCCCTTCAGCCTTTACCTATACCACGGGAAAGGATCACTGGCGTTTGCTGTTAAGAGCACGAGCCATCGAAAATACGGCATACGTTTTTGCTCCCGCACAGACAGGTACGCATGGCTCGGACAGAAGGACATGGGGACATGCCATGATTGTGGATCCCTGGGGTAACGTAATTGCCGATGCCGGTACTGAGCCGGGCGTTGCCTATGCTGAGATTGATCATAAAAAGATAAAAGAAGTACGATCACAGATCCCTTCACTGGAGCATCGCCGTTTATAGAGATTAAATGTAAGAGTCTAAAACACCCTAAGGATAACAGATACTCTTTTTGAGTCTTGAGGTAGGGAGCCGTATAAAAATACCAGGTCAAGAATTGGAAGAATATTGATACAGAAGTTGATCTGTCAATAAAAGCGTAGCTGAAAGGGCGGCAAGGAGAATAACACTTAACAAGGGTTCCCAGATGATAAATCCGCCTACAAATCCCAATACAGCACCGAGGTACTGGATGTATTGCAGCTGCTCATTGGTAGCCGAACGGATAATGTTAGCAATATGCTGTTCGTCATAATCGCGCAGATTTTCTTCAACCAATTTTTGCACATCAAGTTGATTGATAAGTTTATATAGTAACGAGGTGACGATATCTTCGATAGTATTGCTGTGACCGTCGATTTTTTGAGGAAGCTGGTCGAGTAGTTCATCTACTTTATCAAGACCATCTTCGACTGAGGTAGGTATTTGCTTAAGAGCTTCTTCGATGATTTGCTGCATTTCTTGTCCCTTTACAAAAGAGTAGGCCTTAAGTGCCACTTTCTCGAATGATTTATCATGGATAGCTTCTTCAATTTGAAGGAGAATGCGCTGGGCCAGTGCTCCGCGTATTTCCGGATCAGCAATCATTTCATCAAGGTAAGAAATGCCCCATTGTTTTAGATCAGATCGGAACTCTGGATCATCTATAATACTTTTTATGTATTTGGTTGATTGCTCACGATAGCGGCTGATAGCGTTCGACTCATTGATTTTTTTCTTAATGATTTCCTGGTTAATAAGATCATCAGAAACAGTTTTAGCCAGCCTAAAAGCAATACGGTCTTTCTGGGCGGGAATAAGTCCGTGACCCAATATAGGGCGTTTTTCAGCCGGTTTAAACAACATGGTAATAGCCAGCCAGTTGGTAGTGAAGCCAATTAAACCGCTGACACTCACAATTTTAAGCAGTCCTTCAAATTGCAGTGATAATCCCCATACTTCAGCAGTTAAACCATTAAAATCCCAGAAAAAAGATATGCCAAAAGTAATAGCCAGCACGTAGGGTACTGCAGAAAGCAGGTCAATAAGTGTAGAGCTGTACTGTGCTTTACGTTTGGGTTGAGTAGTGTCTACGTTATCTGATTTTCTGAGGCTTTCAATATAACTGTGTCGGGCCACAATTTGCCAAAGCTGTTGGGCATGGTGCCGCGTTTTATCTTTGGCTGCTTCAAGAGCCTTTTTGCTTGTTTGGTCTGTCTCTAGCTGCTGTTCACTCATGGCAGTTAATTTATTTGACGTCTAACACAAAAGCTATACGCAAATATGGCGAAGTAGTTAGGGTATGTATATTTATAATGAACTGTAATTAATTTTTCTGCCTGTTTTATTTTAGGCTGCTTACAAACTAACCACCTTCAGAGTTCTTCTGCACTTGATTATGATGCTAAGCTATTTTTAGAACCTCTATTCTACTTCATTTAAATAAAAGTCCTCACGGGCGGTCATCTGCTGTTTTTGGTCGTTGGTTTTATCTTCGTAGCCTGCTAAATGCAGTAAGCCGTGAATGTAGATCCTTAAAAATTCTTTTTCAGGGGATTCGTTGAGCTCTTTCGCCTGTTCTCTAATTCGGGGAGCACAGCAGAACATTGTGCCTTCAATAGCACTGTTATCCTCAGAGTTATCATAGCGAAAGGTAATTATGTCAGTAATGTAATCGCGCTCGAGATGCTCTTTATTTATACGTACAATTTCTTCCTGATCTACATAAACTATTTCAACAAAGTTAAATGAACAGTCCTCTGATTTAGAAAGGGTAGTGGCGGTTGAATCAAAAGTTGAAGAGGAGAGTGGAATATCCGAGTCTGTTTCATTAAAAACCTGGATATCAGGCTGTTTGTCAGCCATCGATTTCATCTTCGTCAAATGAGAAATTATCGGTCTCTACAGATTCAGTAAGCGATAGGGCAATAGCACACATCATCACATCTTCGGGAAGGGTCGTAAAATCGCTGTTTAAGATCGCATCACTTACATTCGCATACAAGCTGCATCCTGCTGCTTCTTCTACGATTAATCCTGATGTACGTCCTTGTTGTCGCCCAAAAAAGGTAACCTGTTGTAGCATATCACTGGCAATAAAAGCCGTGCAGTTGTGGAGCTGCAAAAAGGTGTTTTGTGCATAGACAGATACCATATTCATTTCTTCGTCTTCAATATCCAGCCCAAGGTGTATTTCGAGTGCTAGTTTACGACCCTCTTTTTTATTTTCGACTTCCAACCGATATACATCATTGCCTAATGGTTTTGCGGTTGTTCCAAGGACATCTGCAATAGCATCGATATTTTCTTTTGTAAACTGGTGAACCATGAAGTAAAAATTTTAGCAGACTATTATATTGAATATGATAGTTAATATACTATTCGCTGCCAAAAATTAGAAATTTTTGGTTGATGATTCCATATTGTTATAAGATATCACCTAACTGGTCTATCTGAGCCTTATTTTCTTCTTTTGATCCGGGTATCGAAATGAGCTGACCAGTGATGTCATCCACCTGTTTTTTAAGTTCCATGGCTTGATCGTTGTTACCCGCCATAAACATTATCCGTTGTATGATGGTCAGGTGCGAAATGTTACGAGAAACATTTCGAGCTATGTTTTGTCGCTGTGATGCAATGTCTTTAAGCTGATTCCTAAGTTGCTGTTGCTTATTCATATTGGCATTCTTCCGCGCTGTTTTACTCCGCTGATCGATTTCACTGATTTGGCTCTGAATATCCTGATAATCATTCATATCAGAACGCAAGTTATCCAGCACTCTTTGTTTAACGCTGTTTGCCAACCTCAGGGCATTGGTAGTGTCACCGACATCAGCATAGCTGAAGGCATAAAGCACTATGGGATTTGCGCTCATTGTTTGCCTGTTAAAAGGGAGACGTTCTTCGCCCCATTGTAGCCAGTGACGAGCACTGTCCGCCTTACCCATTTCTTTGTATTTGCTGGCCAGTTCGGTAATACTAAAGCGGTAATTCGTTAACATGCGCCGAATATTCTCATCAAAATAGGCATCAGGGTTATTCCACTCACGAAAACGAAATTTATTAAGTCGCTTGGCGTGAATTTGCGGATCCAGCCATCCGAACCGTTCCGCTTTATGACGTTTGGGAACAACTCTGAAGGCCTTACCCTCGAACCGGAAGTAGGGTTGTAAATTCAGCTGACTTTGGGTAGAAACGGTGTTGGCAAAATAAATGGGCCGCAGCCAATCGTTGGTTCGAAGAATATTTAAAATTACATCATCCTGCACTTGGGTATAATAACGTTTCTTACCGTCACGTCCCTTGCCGGCAGGTCTTCCTTGGTAATACCAATCCATACTGTCATCCAGAGAATCAACGGGCATGCCAAATCCAATACCCTCTTTATAGATGTTAAGTGAGGTGTCCGGATTTACATTTAGTGCTTTTTTATAGGCTCTATCGCTGGAAAAAGCGTTTTTAAGCATTTCTTTCCCGACCGGAATGGAAAGTGTATCCGGATTATAAAGATCATAGCTTTGTGTAGCCTTCTCAATTTCTTCTTCCGACATTGAGATAGGCAATGGCGGTGATTCATGTGACCATTGGTTTTTAAGCTGTTTGATATACCAGTCGGTATTAAGCAGACTCAGGCAAACAATACGTACATCTGTGCGTATTCCCTCAACTTCTTGGAGATACCAGAGGGGAAAGGTGTCATTGTCACCATTGGTAAAAATGATGGAGTTTGGTGCTGTTGACTGCAATAAGTTATAGGCATAGTCAGGAGCAACATATCGTTCACTTCGATCGTGATCCTGAAAATTCTGTACTCCCATTAGTAGAGGTGAAGCACAGAATAATATTCCCAGTAATCCATATGCCGCAGCCTTACTTTTACCTAAATAATCTTTAATTAATTCTACTAATCCTATGCTACCCATACCAATCCATATGGCAAAGGCAAAGAATGATCCTACGTAGGCATAATCCCGCTCGCGGGGCTGTAGGGGTGTTTGGTTCAAGAAAACAATAATGGCCAGACCCGTAAAGGCAAAGAGGGCAAAGACCGAGAGCGCGCGTTTCCAGTCATTCTGGAAGTGAAAGAGCATACCAAATATGCCCAGTAAGAACGGGATATAGAAATAACTGTTATGTGCGGGATTATTTTCGTGCTCTGTTTCACTTAACCCTGATTGCCAGCCGGCATCCTGCATATCAGCATCGCGGCCAATAAAGTTCCAGGCAAAATAGCGCCAATACATATGTTTGACTTGGTAATCCAGAAAGAACTCAAAATCGCTGGAATACTTAGAATACTGGCGGACATGTCTGGGGTTACCGGAATATCGACGGGGAAAAAATACCTCTTCTTGTCGGTTAATACCTCCTTGAGAGTTATCAAAGGTATATCCTGTTAACAGTGGTGTATTCCCGTACTGTTTGCGCTCCAGGTAGTCAATAAAAGATTCTACTGTTTCGGGATCATTCTCATCAATAGGCGGGTCGGCGGCAGAGCGGATAAAGATGAGTGCATAAGAAGAGTACCCAATTAATATCATCGTATAACACAGAATGATGATGTTAGCGGTCCGGTTGTTATTTTTGTGGGTATAGTAAAGTCCGCTGGCAATGGCAATTATCACCATGATGATAAAGCTCAGCGGACCAATAAGTCCATAGCTGGCCTTTGTTACCTGTTCCATGATAGATGGAATAGACTGTAGGGTAAAGGGGTAAATCAAAAGGAATGAAACGACAGCTAAACCGGCCATACCAGCAAACGAAGTCCAAGTAAATTCTTTCTTTTTAAAGTAGATAATGAGTGCTACAAAGAAGAGGGCCAGCAGATTCAGCAGGTGAAGTCCCAAAGCAAGGCCAAACAAATAGGAAATCAGAATAAGCCAGCGCTCATTGTGGGGTTTATCATGATTTTCGGCCCAGACCAGAGCAAGCCAAACCACCATAGCCGTAAAGAACAATGAAATAGCATAAACTTCTGCTTCGACGGCATTGAACCAGAAGGTATCAGTGACCGCAAAGCTGAAAGCACCGATCAGAGAACCACCATACATACCAATTTTGTCAAAGCTAACCATTTGTTCGGGAGCGCCTTTCCATTCGCGTACTAATCGTACGCTAATAAGATAAAGCAGCATTACGGTGAGTGCCGAGCTAAGGGCGCTGATAAAGTTAATGCTCACAGCTACATAGCTGGTCGGCATAAACATGGAGAAAATGCGTCCCAGTAATGAGTAAAGTGGTGCCCCGGGAGGGTGGTTAACTTGTAGTCCATGGCCTACGGCAATAAATTCACCGGCATCCCAAAAACTAGCCGTGGGTGCCATTGTGAGCATGTACAATATTAGGGAGGCAACAAAAGTGAATAGTGCTAAGGTACGATTCGTTGATTTGTGGTCTGAAAACATTCGTGCTTAAATTAAATACAAGAAATTGCCATTAATCAGCAGGCAATAATAGTGATAGGTGTGTTGGATTCAAAATAAGAATTTTTGTTCCCGCTGTTAAAATATTCAACGCAGGGAGATGACAAATATTTTTATTTGGATGTAATTTCAGAATAACGATTGCCAATCGATAAAAAAAGACTAAAAATAGCTGTCACGTAATTTTATTGACAAAGGCTTTTAAAAACTGTTTAATTGGCAGTGGTCCCGAGTTTGTAAAGGAATATCGATTATTTATGTGATATTAAGGTTGCGGTGACCTATACGCAGTGGTATGATAGGTTTTAAAAGTCTTTCAAGAACTAAATCTATAGGATGCTATGAGTTCAACAAATAATAGTAACAATCTATTTTCCTCAAAGTTGGGGTTAATTCTAAGTGTGCTTGGCATTGCAGTGGGTACCGGTAATATCTGGCGCTTCCCGCGTATTGCTGCACAAAACGGTGGACAAGAGGGGGCTGGAGCATTTCTTATCGCCTGGATCTGCTGCCTATTTTTATTTTCTATTCCACTGATCATTGCTGAATATGGCATTGGTCGGCATGGGCGTAAAGGAATAATTGGCTCATTTATTAAACTAGTGGGTCGAAAATATGCCTGGATGGGCAGCTTTATTGGTTTTGTAGCTACGGCTATCATGTTTTATTACAGTGTAGTTGCAGGATGGTGTCTCTACTATTTGGTTGAATCCATCACAAGTAGCCTGCCGACAAATGTGGCGCAGGCCGAAGCAGTGTGGTATGGCTTTCAGGGTTCATATCTGCCATCGGTTTTTCATGCTGCCATGATGGCTATTGGTGGATATATTGTTGTAAAAGGTATCTCATCTATCGAACGTATCAATAAGGTGTTGATTCCCTCACTGCTGTTGGTAGTTGTAATATCACTCATCCGGGCGGTAACCCTGGAGGGGAGCGGACAAGGACTTGAATATCTTTTTACGCCTGACTGGTCGATGCTCAGCGAACCAAGCTTGTGGCTTGAAGCTCTTACACAAAATGCCTGGGATACCGGTGCCGCATGGGGACTCATTTTAACGTATGGTGCGTACATGCGAACGCGCGATGATATTACCATCAGTGCTTTTCAGACCGGTATTGGCAATAATATTGTATCACTGCTGGCAGCAATGACCATTTTTGCTACCGTTTTCGGTACGTTGGGCAGCAGTATGGCTAATAAAGAAATTATTGAACTTATGCAGACATCAGGTCCAGCCTCTACAGGACTTACCTTTATGTGGATGCCGCAGCTATTTAGTAAAATGGCCGGTGGATCTATCTTTGCTATCCTCTTCTTCCTTGGATTAACCTTTGCAGCCTTTAGTTCACTGATTT carries:
- the ybeY gene encoding rRNA maturation RNase YbeY → MADKQPDIQVFNETDSDIPLSSSTFDSTATTLSKSEDCSFNFVEIVYVDQEEIVRINKEHLERDYITDIITFRYDNSEDNSAIEGTMFCCAPRIREQAKELNESPEKEFLRIYIHGLLHLAGYEDKTNDQKQQMTAREDFYLNEVE
- a CDS encoding carbon-nitrogen hydrolase family protein, giving the protein MFSSSYKAAVIQMNSRTNLDANLEQAYNFIEEAAEQGAKIVGLPENFSFLGGLSMRMKQADEIAERVPEFLSQTASEFSIYLMGGSYPVPTSDNKLYNHSTLYNPQGKELVSYNKIHLFDVDLGNNESYRESDYVESGALNPTVYEDENIGSWGLTVCYDLRFPELYRKLMEKGSHVLSIPSAFTYTTGKDHWRLLLRARAIENTAYVFAPAQTGTHGSDRRTWGHAMIVDPWGNVIADAGTEPGVAYAEIDHKKIKEVRSQIPSLEHRRL
- a CDS encoding amidohydrolase family protein; protein product: MKYFKRLFTTSLLVLVIGMATHAQITEKASYGKFAITNATIHTVTNGVIKNGIVLIDGETIVHVGKNAKITTDYKRIDASGKHVYPGFMDAGTQLGLQEIGAVAVTNDQAELGDYNPHVRAFTAVNPSSVSIPVTRVNGVTHAISMPVSGQLSGKATLIDLYGYSPDSMAVQPNAAMHLNWPTAQKAGQWDDRSDKEIQKEYKENLKKLNDFWSRAEFYNKMMSAYEQNPDQKEKPDANKKMQAMREVVTGQIPVIVSVDAKKDILNAIEWIEKHPDARFILAGVQDGWRVADEIAEAGLPCLVSTLYTPNRDYDNYQRPYQNPGKLHEAGVKVAIATGGVENVRNAPYHAGFAANYGLGKEEALKAITINAAEIFGVDDKLGSIEKGKKANLFIADGDPFQPMNHITQVFISGYKIPMVSRHTQLYEEYLDRGAKKNN
- a CDS encoding sodium-dependent transporter, encoding MSSTNNSNNLFSSKLGLILSVLGIAVGTGNIWRFPRIAAQNGGQEGAGAFLIAWICCLFLFSIPLIIAEYGIGRHGRKGIIGSFIKLVGRKYAWMGSFIGFVATAIMFYYSVVAGWCLYYLVESITSSLPTNVAQAEAVWYGFQGSYLPSVFHAAMMAIGGYIVVKGISSIERINKVLIPSLLLVVVISLIRAVTLEGSGQGLEYLFTPDWSMLSEPSLWLEALTQNAWDTGAAWGLILTYGAYMRTRDDITISAFQTGIGNNIVSLLAAMTIFATVFGTLGSSMANKEIIELMQTSGPASTGLTFMWMPQLFSKMAGGSIFAILFFLGLTFAAFSSLISMIELASRVFVDMGFHRRNATIGICITGFLLGMPSAISTDFLANQDFVWAVGLMVSGAFMSFAIIKFKPEKFRITIVNNKESKVQLGKWWSVIIKYVVPVEVISLLIWWIYLSITSYAPESWYNPLSAFSVATIAVQWGIGMALCYFYNDKITEKTIAADKG
- a CDS encoding glycosyltransferase family 117 protein — its product is MFSDHKSTNRTLALFTFVASLILYMLTMAPTASFWDAGEFIAVGHGLQVNHPPGAPLYSLLGRIFSMFMPTSYVAVSINFISALSSALTVMLLYLISVRLVREWKGAPEQMVSFDKIGMYGGSLIGAFSFAVTDTFWFNAVEAEVYAISLFFTAMVVWLALVWAENHDKPHNERWLILISYLFGLALGLHLLNLLALFFVALIIYFKKKEFTWTSFAGMAGLAVVSFLLIYPFTLQSIPSIMEQVTKASYGLIGPLSFIIMVIIAIASGLYYTHKNNNRTANIIILCYTMILIGYSSYALIFIRSAADPPIDENDPETVESFIDYLERKQYGNTPLLTGYTFDNSQGGINRQEEVFFPRRYSGNPRHVRQYSKYSSDFEFFLDYQVKHMYWRYFAWNFIGRDADMQDAGWQSGLSETEHENNPAHNSYFYIPFLLGIFGMLFHFQNDWKRALSVFALFAFTGLAIIVFLNQTPLQPRERDYAYVGSFFAFAIWIGMGSIGLVELIKDYLGKSKAAAYGLLGILFCASPLLMGVQNFQDHDRSERYVAPDYAYNLLQSTAPNSIIFTNGDNDTFPLWYLQEVEGIRTDVRIVCLSLLNTDWYIKQLKNQWSHESPPLPISMSEEEIEKATQSYDLYNPDTLSIPVGKEMLKNAFSSDRAYKKALNVNPDTSLNIYKEGIGFGMPVDSLDDSMDWYYQGRPAGKGRDGKKRYYTQVQDDVILNILRTNDWLRPIYFANTVSTQSQLNLQPYFRFEGKAFRVVPKRHKAERFGWLDPQIHAKRLNKFRFREWNNPDAYFDENIRRMLTNYRFSITELASKYKEMGKADSARHWLQWGEERLPFNRQTMSANPIVLYAFSYADVGDTTNALRLANSVKQRVLDNLRSDMNDYQDIQSQISEIDQRSKTARKNANMNKQQQLRNQLKDIASQRQNIARNVSRNISHLTIIQRIMFMAGNNDQAMELKKQVDDITGQLISIPGSKEENKAQIDQLGDIL
- a CDS encoding DUF445 domain-containing protein, which codes for MSEQQLETDQTSKKALEAAKDKTRHHAQQLWQIVARHSYIESLRKSDNVDTTQPKRKAQYSSTLIDLLSAVPYVLAITFGISFFWDFNGLTAEVWGLSLQFEGLLKIVSVSGLIGFTTNWLAITMLFKPAEKRPILGHGLIPAQKDRIAFRLAKTVSDDLINQEIIKKKINESNAISRYREQSTKYIKSIIDDPEFRSDLKQWGISYLDEMIADPEIRGALAQRILLQIEEAIHDKSFEKVALKAYSFVKGQEMQQIIEEALKQIPTSVEDGLDKVDELLDQLPQKIDGHSNTIEDIVTSLLYKLINQLDVQKLVEENLRDYDEQHIANIIRSATNEQLQYIQYLGAVLGFVGGFIIWEPLLSVILLAALSATLLLTDQLLYQYSSNS